Proteins encoded in a region of the Sceloporus undulatus isolate JIND9_A2432 ecotype Alabama chromosome 11, SceUnd_v1.1, whole genome shotgun sequence genome:
- the SRSF1 gene encoding serine/arginine-rich splicing factor 1 isoform X1: MSGGGVIRGPAGNNDCRIYVGNLPPDIRTKDIEDVFYKYGAIRDIDLKNRRGGPPFAFVEFEDPRDAEDAVYGRDGYDYDGYRLRVEFPRSGRGTGRGGGGGGGGGAPRGRYGPPSRRSEYRVIVSGLPPSGSWQDLKDHMREAGDVCYADVFRDGTGVVEFVRKEDMTYAVRKLDNTKFRSHEGETAYIRVKVDGPRSPSYGRSRSRSRSRSRSRSRSNSRSRSYSPRRSRGSPRYSPRHSRSRSRT, encoded by the exons ATGTCTGGCGGCGGCGTGATCCGCGGCCCGGCCGGGAACAACGACTGCCGCATCTACGTCGGGAACCTGCCTCCGGACATCCGCACCAAGGACATCGAGGACGTCTTCTACAAGTACGGCGCCATCAGGGACATCGACCTCAAGAACCGACGAGGGGGGCCGCCCTTCGCCTTCGTCGAGTTCGAGGACCCCAG GGACGCTGAGGACGCTGTGTACGGACGGGATGGATATGATTACGATGGATACCGTCTGCGAGTGGAGTTTCCTCGAAGTGGCCGGGGCACAGGCAGGGGTGgcggtggaggtggaggtggtggagCTCCAAGGGGCAGATATGGGCCCCCATCTAGACGCTCAGAATACAGAGTGATAGTATCAG GACTGCCTCCCAGTGGAAGCTGGCAGGATTTAAAGGATCACATGCGTGAAGCAGGTGATGTATGTTATGCTGATGTTTTCCGAGATGGAACTGGTGTCGTGGAGTTTGTACGGAAAGAAGATATGACCTACGCAGTGCGAAAACTGGATAACACTAAGTTTAGATCTCACGAG GGAGAAACTGCCTACATCCGTGTTAAAGTTGATGGCCCGAGAAGTCCAAGTTATGGAAGATCTCGTTCTCGCAGCCGTAGTCGTAGCAGAAGCCGTAGCCGAAGCAACAGCAGAAGTCGCAGTTATTCCCCGAGAAGAAGCAGAGGATCTCCACGCTACTCTCCCCGCCACAGCAGATCACGCTCTCGCACATAA
- the SRSF1 gene encoding serine/arginine-rich splicing factor 1 isoform X2 encodes MSGGGVIRGPAGNNDCRIYVGNLPPDIRTKDIEDVFYKYGAIRDIDLKNRRGGPPFAFVEFEDPRDAEDAVYGRDGYDYDGYRLRVEFPRSGRGTGRGGGGGGGGGAPRGRYGPPSRRSEYRVIVSGLPPSGSWQDLKDHMREAGDVCYADVFRDGTGVVEFVRKEDMTYAVRKLDNTKFRSHETYLKRWIKNALD; translated from the exons ATGTCTGGCGGCGGCGTGATCCGCGGCCCGGCCGGGAACAACGACTGCCGCATCTACGTCGGGAACCTGCCTCCGGACATCCGCACCAAGGACATCGAGGACGTCTTCTACAAGTACGGCGCCATCAGGGACATCGACCTCAAGAACCGACGAGGGGGGCCGCCCTTCGCCTTCGTCGAGTTCGAGGACCCCAG GGACGCTGAGGACGCTGTGTACGGACGGGATGGATATGATTACGATGGATACCGTCTGCGAGTGGAGTTTCCTCGAAGTGGCCGGGGCACAGGCAGGGGTGgcggtggaggtggaggtggtggagCTCCAAGGGGCAGATATGGGCCCCCATCTAGACGCTCAGAATACAGAGTGATAGTATCAG GACTGCCTCCCAGTGGAAGCTGGCAGGATTTAAAGGATCACATGCGTGAAGCAGGTGATGTATGTTATGCTGATGTTTTCCGAGATGGAACTGGTGTCGTGGAGTTTGTACGGAAAGAAGATATGACCTACGCAGTGCGAAAACTGGATAACACTAAGTTTAGATCTCACGAG ACATATCTGAAGAGATGGATTAAGAATGCTTTGGATTAA